GTAGAAGTGTCCTGTGACATCTGCACTGGGATGAAGCTCAATGCCCTGAAGTCCTGTCTGGTTTGTCAGACCTCTTACTGTGAGACTCATCTGGAGCCTCATCAGAGAGTCGCAGCCTTAAAGAGACACAAGCTGATCAACCCTGTGGAGAACCTGGAAGACAGGATGTGTAGGAAGCATGAGAGACCTCTAGAGCTGTTCTGTAGGAGTGACCAGACATGTCTTTGTGTCTTGTGCTTGAAAGCAGACCACATGACTCATGACACTGTCCTTCTAGAGGAAGAGtatggagagaggaaggctcagttGGGGAAGACTGAGGCAGAAGTGCAGCAGATGATCCAGGTGAGACTGAAGAAGGTTCAGGAGATCAAACACTCAGTAGATCTCagcaagagagaggcagagagagagagatcagacagtgtacaggtCTTCACTGCTCTGGTTCGCTCCATTGAGAGAAGTCAGGCTGAGCTCATTGAGGTGATTGAGGAGAAGCAGAAAGCAGCAGAGAGGCAGGCTGAAGGGCTCATTAAAGAGCTGGAGCAGGAaatcactgagctacagaggagaagcactgagctggagcagctctcacacactgaggaccacctccacctcctacaGAGCTTTCCATCCCTCTGCACCCCTCCAGAAACCAAggactggtctgagatcagtgtTCACAGTGATCTGTGTGTGGGGACTGTGAGGAGAGCTGTGTCTCAACTGGAGGAGACActgaataaagagatggagaagctGCCTGAAGTCAAACTGAAGAGGATTCAGAAGTATGCAGTGGATGTGACTCTGGATCCTGATACAGCACATCCCTACCTCATCCTGTCTGAAGATGGGACACAGGTGAGAGATGGAAACACAGAGCAGGATCTCCCAGACAAGCCAGTTAGGTTTTCCAAATGTCTCTGTATCTTGGGAAAGGAGGGCTTCTCCTCAGGGAGATTCTACTATGAGGTGATGGTTAAGGGGAAGACTGACTGGGATTTAGGAGTGGCCAGAGAGTCCATCGTCAAGAAGGGGGATATCACACTGAGCcctgagaatggatactggacTGTATGGCTGAGAAAAGGAAATGAGTACGAGGCTCTATCTAGCACCAGTGTCCTGCTCTCCCTGAGAGAGAAGCCCCAGAAGGTGGGGGTGTTTGTGGATTATGAGGAGGGTCAGGTCTCCTTTTAtgatgtggaggccaggtctctTATCTACTCTTTCACTGGCTGCACCTTCACAGAGAAACTCTATCCATTCTTCAGCCCCTCTAGCAATGATGGTGGTAAAAACTCTGCCCCTATGATCATCTCTCCTGTCAATCACACAACATGACGTTTAACCTGAAAATGTACTGAAATGTGTAAATTTCGTCTGTTGTCCTACATCAGAGAACATTTCAATGTAATATTCCTACTGACATGGTTGTTGTTTGTTATCATCAGCATCATGTCAGTCTGTTAGACATGatgagtagcctacagtatgcaGCAGCATTGTAAGATATGAAAACATCTTTCCAGGCTCATAATGAGGTATGATTCATATCTGGGAGTTACATTTCAGAGGAATTTTTGATCATGAGATAATTCAAgcaatatgtttgtttttttaagctCATGTATTGTTTGCACTGTATATCTCTGTTGATCCACCTATAATGAACTGGGATGTGCCTGGAGTAAAATTCAGGATTTTTAGAAAATGAAATCCAGTTGAATATTGACCAAATTGGAATTCTTTCTCGTAGTCCTGCTGTCCCCGATGTTTACAGTAGTGATGGCTATGATATCCGCTATACAAATAAAGTCACCTGTTATGGCACCTTGTCTGTTCTGCCTGTCTGCACATTCATTGTGAATATAGTAAGATGATAAGTGAGTGAACGAATGAAGAGGAATGGAAGAGAGACAGATATGACAGGACATCTGATTGTTGACGTTAAACCCAGGCCATAAATCCAAACTTGAAACAATTGTAAATAAGCGCCCGAGAAAAAGTTCAGCCACGTAAAGGGTTAACGGGCAATTAttccacttttcaacctcatattcatcatattcagcaccaaaccagtgtctcTAGAATATTATGTGAAAATGGTACGTTTTTATGATCAGTGGATAAAAAGATAAGAAGAAAGGTCCCCAAAAAATTttcctctgtgacatcacagggtacaGTAGGattaaaagtttttaaaaaacagtgattttcaaaacctgcaaCGAGTTTCTAGCCAGAGGGAGGGTATTTTCTCGCTCCCCACGTCACCGCGAATCTCATAGTGTTTGAAAAtcacagatttaaaaaaaactttgatGTGACTGTGTAGAACTTTTtaacccaacatcagtgccccagcctcactaatgctcttctggctgaatggaagcaagtccccgcagcagtgttccaacatctagtggaaagccttcccagaagagtggaggctgttatagcagcaaaggggggaccaactccatatgagcagtgtccacatacttttgagcagtgtccacatacttttggtcgtgtAGTGTACGTTGACAGTGGTATTGTGCTGGAAGACAATGAAAaggaggttgaaaagtggtggagttGCCATTTAACTCAATTCCAGGAGGATAAAAGCACATGGCAGTATTATAAGGGGGGGAGGACTGCTGCAGGGAGGAAATTCACTGGAAAGATGATGGAGGAGGACGTTTTTAAACTGATGGACCATCGGGTGAGAAGGAATGGATTACAGTGGTAAACAAAAAGGGAAACGAGAAGTAAAGTTGCCGGGGAGTCTAGTAAATCCAAGCCTAGTTCTGACTGTTCTTTAGTTAGTGAGGGTTCTTGATCGATCAAGATATCTGGGAGATCTGTTTTGAAGAGAAAATAAGAATGCATTTGTTTATTTGGGTTTTTTGTTTGTCCGAGGAGCAGAAGGTGCATGCTTTGCCCCTGAAAAAGATATAtaattgtaatgtgttgtgtgtgtggatctgCGAAGCAAGGCACCTATCATGGGGGTTATCTCTGGAGTGGGGCTAGAAGTGAGAGCAAAGTGTGTAACTGAAGAAATAGAGGCAGTGGTTGGTGCACGCCGACTGAcccgtatggtggatggagtgaggaagcccAGTGGTTGGTGCACGCCGACTGAcccgtatggtggatggagtgaggaagcccAGTGGTTGGGGCACGCCGACTGAcccgtatggtggatggagtgaggaagcccAGTGGTTGGTGCACGCCGACTGAcccgtatggtggatggagtgaggaagcccAGTGGTTGGTGCATGCCGACTGAcccgtatggtggatggagtgaggaagcccAGTGGTTGGTGCACGCCGACTGAcccgtatggtggatggagtgaggaagcccAGTGGTTGGTGCACGCCGACTGAcccgtatggtggatggagtgaggagtgaggtctctccagagatgttagatcgggtaaagttcgggctctggctgggccactcaaggacattcagagacttgtcccgaagccactcctgcattgtcttggctgtgttcttagggtcattgtcttgttggaaggtgaaccttcaccccagtcagaggtcctgagtggtctggagcaggttttcatcaaggaccactctttgcctcgatcctgtctagtctccctgtcgctgctgctgaaaaacacccccacagcatgatgcggccaccactgtgcttcaccgtagggatggtgacaggtttcctccagatgtgacacttgacaTTAATGCCGAATAGTtttaatattggtttcatcaaacaagataatcttgtttctcatggtctgagtctttaggtgctttttggcaaactccaagcaggctgtcatgtgccttttactgaggagtggcaaccgtctggccactctaccgtaaaggcttgattggtggagtcctgcagagatggttgtccttctggaaggttctcccatctccacagaggaattctggagctatgtcagagtgaccatcaggttcttggccacctcccccgattgctcagtttggccaggcagccagctctaggaagtggcttgggggttccaaacttcttccatgtaagaatgatggaggccactgtgttcttggggaccttcaacactgcagacatttttttggtaccgtTCCCCCATAACTGTGtctcggcacaatcctgtctcggagctctacagacaattccttcgatatATAAAATGTGAATGAATCATTGTGATCTTGCGAGACATTGcttcagctttgatctaactttaaTTTGTAATAATAAGTCATGAGTAGGACCATTAGGCTTTAGGGCAACAGATCTTGATGAGTTGGCATTTTAAAGGACACTTCCACTCATTTAGTTTTTgcttcattagtccattgttgacctagtcccaaaatgttttgcttgttagcaatcaagttttcaagatatataactttGAAAATGAAATCATCCCCGGGGCAGAACTGCAGATCTTTCTTCCTTGCCGGCTCGGGATTCAAACcggcaaccttttggttacttgcccaacgctcttATCTGCTAGGTTACCTGACATCATTACCTCCAACTTGGCCCAATTCACATTTCCAATTTCCCACCCTGACATAGGCCTACCAAGATAGAATGGGCCCTGTGTCTCCACCAATAGTAGCTGAATATCCCAAGCAGGGCTATAGCAAATTCCCCAGAGAGGGTCAGGCTCCTTGGGCTATGTGGTGCCACTCAGGTTTGGGTGTCCTTGGCAGAACGGTGTCATGGGGGGGGTCCATGTTGTTTAATGAACATCAAGGCAGACACATCCATTGGCCAAAGTTGTCAAGCCTCCGACGGATACCGAGTCAGTTGTACAGCTGAATGCAttcaattgaaatgtgtcttctgcatttaaccctctgattcagagaggtgcaggggactgccttaatcgacatccatatCTTCGGCgccagtgagttaactgccttgctcaggggcagaacgacagatttttaccttgtcagctcagggattcaatccagcaaccttttggttactggccgaaagctctaaccactaggctagtcTATAGTTCTTCATCCTTCTTACAATCGACAGAGAAAAGACGGGGAAGAAGCCACCATTTACCTCTAGGCTGCTATACATATTTATTTAGTTTGTCATGGAATTTTAGTTGTAATTAAATATACTTTATTTAGAATGGATCAGAATACATTTTTCAGGGAAAGTTTTACCTGCTCTGTGTATTGTCAAATGTAAAAGAGTGAGGGAGCGTCGCTCCTCCGCACTCCAGCTGCACTGCAATGTGGAGAGCCCGAGAgcagctcacacacacagcagaatcTGACATTGGGAAATGTACAGCTTGCAGCACGCTGACGTGTTTATCCCTGACCAAAGCAGATGCTTTAGTTGCTTCCAAAATACAATTTAGGAGCAGAGCATGAGAAAATTGAAAATGAAATTCAGACAATGCCTTTGCCAGCTGTGCAGTTCCTCGGCTGTGTCGGAAAATAACTAGTTTTCTATTTTCTGCTCTTTTCACCCTTGGTGGATGTCGCAAAACCAGATTGTTGTATTATTGTGTGAGATTAAATGTAATAGACTCAAGGGGCTTCTTAGCTGTGGATTAGGAGAGAATAGGTGaaaacacacactgactgactgactgagtgagtgagttgtAGTAGGATGCTAGTTATTGATTTGATGTCAATCAGATTATTCAGTTATGTATTGACCCATACAGTAGGCCATCCATCCAGACATGTGACTGAGCCCGACCTGGTCGATAACATGATCCAGTCTGTTATGTACCaaactgttcttggggaccttcaacgctacAGGcctttttttggtacccttccccagatctgtgtctcgacacaatcctgtctcggagctctacggacaattccttcaacctcattgcttggtttctgctctgacatgcactgttaactgtgggaccttatatagacaggtgtgtgcctttccaaatcatgtccaatacattgaatttaccacaggtggactccaatcaagttgtagaaacatctcaagggtgatcaatgacATTGTTTTAAGCCCAAATGGACGACAGAGACTGACAGTAaatgcagtgagagagagagtgtgtgtgtgtcagccagccAAGCAGTTACCCTGCCAACTGCGTTCCTTCTATTCTGGGGCTCgggcacaaaatggctgccttcACTCACAGGATGTACATTACATCTGCCTTGAGACTGGGGGGGAGGCAGACTGccgtcactgacacacacacacacacacacttgagatGCATGTCTATGGGTGTAGACGGTGCGGGAGCAGTTTTTGTAAATGACGTCATAATTTACTCAAAGTTTGTACCGACAGACTGATTAGCCTGTCATTACAGCATGTGCTTAAAATGCATCCTCCAATTGCAACGTTTGCCTATGCACACTCATATTTACTCAAGAAAATGTTCCTTTTTTAATACCCTCAAACATCCAATTCAGAAGAGGCTACCTAAAGTCAAAATAGGCCACCATCATTGTCAATCGTTAATGATTATTCTTCACGTTTTCACGTCAAAACTGCATCTCCAAGTCAGTCATTTgattgatctcaatcagtttcatgggaatatgATTTTAGATCTTCTTGAATGAATGTTTGGTGAGAGAATCAGAACAGGTGGTGTCAAACTATTAGTCTTTCTTGTATTTTGTTTTAATGAAAGCATATATCCTGcgctccaagcatacttccaaaattgtggcaaaatggcttcaggacaacaaagtcaaggtattggagtggccatcacaaagccctgacctcaatcctatagaaaatctgtgggcagaactgaaaaagcgtgtgcgagcaaggagggtcaaacgttttgggtagccttctacaagcttcccacaataagttgggtgaattttggcccgttcctcctgacagagctgactcggttacaccagctctgtcaggaggaacgggccaaaattcacccaacttattgtgggaagcttgtagaaggctacccaaaacgtttgacccaagttaaacaatttaaaggcaaatactaattgaatgtatgtaaacttctgacccactgggaatgtgatgaaagaaataatagctgaaataaatcattctctctactattattctgacatttcacattcttacaataaagtggtgatcctaactgagctaaggcagggaatttttactaggattaaatgtcagaaatggtgaaaaactgagtttaaatgtatttggctaaggtgtatgtaaactttcgacttcaactgtatcctaTATTTGCTCTAAAACAGAGTGAATCAAGTTGTACTGTATCCATGTAGGCCGCCAGCCTttagtctctccctcccctcctcccctcccctctagtACGCCACCTGTGCCTATAAAGAGTTTGTGTCGTTAGTGTTTGCAACCATCAGCAGAACTGCAGTGGGCTATTTATTATAGCTTTGCTGTGCAGAAGGGGAGCAATCGCATATTTCAACATCATAACAAACCTCAGTAAGACTGTTAAGCCGTGACAGAAAGTCAATTATGAAATGAAACATGGGAAACGCATATATTAATAACTCCTTATTACTCACACATTTCACTAACAAAAGTGCCGTTCCAGGAGAGAACTCTTTCTgagaatacaaaaacacacagTCCCTTGGCTCATCACCGAAAGCTAGCTTGACGTGTGGAAATGTGACAGGCTTGACTTGATATTAGCCTATTCATACATCTGGGAATAAATGGACTCATGGAGTCAGGGAGGGACATGCTGATTTTTAGCAAACTGGAAATGCTGCTGCAGACACATGCACAGACGGACACTCGTGTGGTTTGAGGGTTTTGTGTCGGTTGTACTACTCTGAGAACTACAGACACTATCAGACGTGCTGGTGTTTTTGATTGACAGCTCGCCCTGAGGGAATGGAACAAGAGATGCCGTCGGAGACTGCAGACCTCACGCACACAGACACTCAATCGACCAGGACTTTGTTGTAGTTACAGAAGAAGTGCTGATCTGATACGACGGTTTGAGAAACCACTCg
This Oncorhynchus clarkii lewisi isolate Uvic-CL-2024 chromosome 21, UVic_Ocla_1.0, whole genome shotgun sequence DNA region includes the following protein-coding sequences:
- the LOC139378609 gene encoding E3 ubiquitin-protein ligase TRIM39-like is translated as MATSGSLLSEEQFLCSVCLDVFTEPVSTSCGHNFCKACITKYWDSNDLCQCPMCKNTFDKRPDLFVNTFISEMAAQFRQTVEVKATSSPDQCSAMIVEVSCDICTGMKLNALKSCLVCQTSYCETHLEPHQRVAALKRHKLINPVENLEDRMCRKHERPLELFCRSDQTCLCVLCLKADHMTHDTVLLEEEYGERKAQLGKTEAEVQQMIQVRLKKVQEIKHSVDLSKREAERERSDSVQVFTALVRSIERSQAELIEVIEEKQKAAERQAEGLIKELEQEITELQRRSTELEQLSHTEDHLHLLQSFPSLCTPPETKDWSEISVHSDLCVGTVRRAVSQLEETLNKEMEKLPEVKLKRIQKYAVDVTLDPDTAHPYLILSEDGTQVRDGNTEQDLPDKPVRFSKCLCILGKEGFSSGRFYYEVMVKGKTDWDLGVARESIVKKGDITLSPENGYWTVWLRKGNEYEALSSTSVLLSLREKPQKVGVFVDYEEGQVSFYDVEARSLIYSFTGCTFTEKLYPFFSPSSNDGGKNSAPMIISPVNHTT